Proteins from a genomic interval of Cheilinus undulatus linkage group 15, ASM1832078v1, whole genome shotgun sequence:
- the prpf40a gene encoding pre-mRNA-processing factor 40 homolog A isoform X1, with product MSSSEANNGPSQAPPYPGVPPSAIPPPFMGPPGIPPHFPPIGMPPMGQRPPSMTPMPPGIIPPGIMPPMGAPPMGQMPGMMPPMMPGMMMPPRMPAAAVQPTGPPGVDSTAAAPGTAGTTNGSPQEDQPKKKSLWTEHKSLDGKTYYYNTETKQSTWEKPDELKSPAEQMLSKCPWKEYKSDTGKPYYYNSQTKESRWTKPKELEDLEAMIKAEENGTVEAAAPGTTAAPVVQADNTASMATVLEAETATAVSEEQLSQATAHHAAEVKTADAPVASSESPAPTEVTASVEVAKEERPELQKKTYKWNTKEEAKQAFKELLKEKGVSSNSSWEQAMKLIINDPRYSALPKLSEKKQAFNAYKVQTEKEEKEEARIKYKESKETFQRFLENHDKMTSTTRYKKAEQMFNELEVWSCVPERDRLEIYEDVLFYLAKKEKEQAKQLRKRNWEALKNILDNMANVTYRTTWSEAQQYLLDNPTFAEDEELQNMDKEDALICFEEHIRALEKEEEEEKQKTLLRERRRQRKNREAFQKFLDELHDHGQLHSMSAWMEMYPTLSSDIRFANMLGQPGSTPLDLFKFYVEDLKARYHDEKRIIKDILKDKGFLVEVNTSFDDFGSVISSDKRATTLDAGNIKLAFNSLLEKAEAREREREKEEARKMKRKEAAFKNMLKQATPPLEPEATWEGVRERFLKESAFEDVTLESERKRIFKDFMHVLEHECQHHHSKTKKHSKKSKKHHRKRSRSRSGSESEEEEYHKKKKRSQSKSPSDRSSSGESERSYKKSKKHKKKGKKRRHKSASPDSDSEKRGRERDGKREKDLEKDKENDKSRGKSRSDSKQKSPKRKAVKEEGGWDTSGSELSEGELEKRRRTLLEQLDAP from the exons ATG TCTTCTTCGGAGGCTAATAATGGCCCAAGCCAAGCGCCACCTTATCCAGGTGTACCGCCCTCAGCGATACCTCCCCCATTT ATGGGACCACCAGGAATACCGCCTCATTTCCCTCCCATTGGAATGCCTCCCATGGGACAGAGACCACCTAGCATGACTCCTATGCCTCCTGGTATAATTCCCCCTGGTATAATGCCGCCAATGGGGGCCCCACCTATGGGACAG ATGCCAGGCATGATGCCTCCTATGATGCCAGGGATGATGATGCCCCCTCGTATGCCAGCTGCGGCTGTACAGCCAACAGGACCG CCTGGTGTGGACTCCACAG CTGCTGCACCTGGAACGGCA gGTACCACGAATGGATCCCCACAGGAAGACCAGCCAAAGAAG AAGTCCCTGTGGACAGAACACAAATCCCTGGACGGGAAGACCTATTATTACAACACAGAGACGAAGCAGTCCACATGGGAGAAGCCAGATGAGCTGAAATCTCCTGCAGAG CAAATGCTGTCTAAATGCCCTTGGAAGGAGTACAAGTCAGACACAGGGAAGCCTTATTATTACAACTCTCAGACGAAGGAGTCCAGATGGACCAAACCCAAGGAGCTGGAGGACCTGGAAG CCATGATCAAAGCTGAGGAGAATGG AACGGTGGAGGCAGCGGCGCCCGGCACCACAGCAGCTCCTGTAGTGCAAGCAGATAACACGGCCTCTATGGCAACAGTATTGGAGGCAGAAACTGCAACAGCCGTCTCAGAGGAGCAACTGTCTCAGGCGACAGCGCATCACGCAGCTGAGGTGAAGACTGCAGACGCACCTGTGGCTTCTTCAGAGAGCCCGGCCCCCACTGAGGTCACCGCCAG TGTTGAAGTTGCAAAAGAAGAACGACCAGAGCTTCAGAAGAAAACGTACAAGTGGAACACTAAAGAGGAGGCCAAGCAAGCCTTTAAAGAGCTGCTGAAAGAAAAG GGTGTGTCCTCAAACTCCTCCTGGGAGCAGGCTATGAAACTGATCATCAACGATCCTCGCTACAG TGCCCTTCCCAAGCTGAGTGAGAAAAAACAGGCGTTCAATGCCTACAAAGTCCAGacagagaaggaggaaaaagaggaggCCAGGATTAAATACAAGGAGTCCAAAGAGACCTTTCAGAGATTCTTGGAGAACCACGATAAAATGACCTCTACCACCAGATACAA GAAAGCAGAGCAGATGTTTAATGAGTTGGAGGTTTGGAGCTGTGTACCAGAGAGAGACCGACTGGAGATCTATGAAGATGTTTTGTTCTACCTCGCTAAGAAAGAGAAG GAACAAGCCAAGCAGCTGAGGAAGAGGAACTGGGAAGCTCTTAAGAACATTTTAGACAACATGGCAAACGTCACGTATCGTACCACCTGGTCTGAAGCCCAGCAGTATCTGCTGGACAACCCTACCTTTGCAGAAGACGAAGAGCTGCAGa ATATGGACAAAGAAGACGCCCTCATTTGTTTTGAGGAGCACATCCGGGCActggagaaggaggaggaggaggagaaacagaaaACTCTTCTAAGGGAGAGGAGGCGACAGCGCAAGAACAGAGAGGCCTTCCAG AAATTCTTGGATGAGCTCCACGACCACGGCCAGCTTCACTCCATGTCTGCCTGGATGGAGATGTACCCAACGCTCAGCTCAGACATCCGCTTCGCCAACATGCTGGGCCAGCCGG GTTCTACTCCTCTTGATCTGTTCAAATTCTATGTCGAGGACCTAAAGGCTCGCTACCATGATGAGAAGAGGATCATCAAAGATATTCTTAAG GACAAAGGCTTTCTAGTGGAGGTCAACACCAGCTTTGATGACTTTGGATCGGTCATCAGCTCGGACAAGAGGGCCACCACGCTGGACGCGGGAAACATAAAGCTTGCCTTCAACAGC CTACTGGAGAAGGCTgaagccagagagagagagcgagagaaagAGGAGGCAAGGAAGATGAAAAGGAAAGAAgcagcctttaaaaacatgctgaAGCAGGCAACGCCACCTCTGGAGCCAGAGGCTACATGGGAAGGG GTCAGAGAGAGATTCCTAAAAGAATCTGCGTTTGAAGACGTCACTCTGGAGTCAGAGAGGAAGCGCATTTTCAAAGACTTCATGCATGTCTTAGAG CACGAGTGTCAGCATCACCACTCCAAGACAAAGAAGCACTCGAAGAAGTCCAAGAAGCACCACAGGAAACGCTCCCGCTCTCGATCG GGCTCAGAGTCTGAGGAAGAGGAGTatcacaagaagaagaagaggtcACAGTCCAAATCTCCCTCTGACCGCTCGTCTAGTGGAGAGTCAG AGAGGAGCTATAAAAAATCTAAGAAGCACAAGAAGAAGGGCAAGAAGAGGCGTCACAAGTCT GCATCACCAGACTCTGACAGTgagaagagaggcagagagcgCGATGGGAAGCGTGAAAAGGACCtagagaaagacaaagagaatGACAAGTCTCGGGGGAAATCTCGCTCTGACTCCAAACAGAAGTCTCCTAAAAGAAAAGCGGTAAAAGAGGAG GGTGGCTGGGACACGTCGGGCAGTGAGCTGAGCGAAGGAGAGTTGGAGAAAAGAAGGAGAACTTTACTGGAACAGCTGGATGCACCCTGA
- the prpf40a gene encoding pre-mRNA-processing factor 40 homolog A isoform X2: MMGPPGIPPHFPPIGMPPMGQRPPSMTPMPPGIIPPGIMPPMGAPPMGQMPGMMPPMMPGMMMPPRMPAAAVQPTGPPGVDSTAAAPGTAGTTNGSPQEDQPKKKSLWTEHKSLDGKTYYYNTETKQSTWEKPDELKSPAEQMLSKCPWKEYKSDTGKPYYYNSQTKESRWTKPKELEDLEAMIKAEENGTVEAAAPGTTAAPVVQADNTASMATVLEAETATAVSEEQLSQATAHHAAEVKTADAPVASSESPAPTEVTASVEVAKEERPELQKKTYKWNTKEEAKQAFKELLKEKGVSSNSSWEQAMKLIINDPRYSALPKLSEKKQAFNAYKVQTEKEEKEEARIKYKESKETFQRFLENHDKMTSTTRYKKAEQMFNELEVWSCVPERDRLEIYEDVLFYLAKKEKEQAKQLRKRNWEALKNILDNMANVTYRTTWSEAQQYLLDNPTFAEDEELQNMDKEDALICFEEHIRALEKEEEEEKQKTLLRERRRQRKNREAFQKFLDELHDHGQLHSMSAWMEMYPTLSSDIRFANMLGQPGSTPLDLFKFYVEDLKARYHDEKRIIKDILKDKGFLVEVNTSFDDFGSVISSDKRATTLDAGNIKLAFNSLLEKAEAREREREKEEARKMKRKEAAFKNMLKQATPPLEPEATWEGVRERFLKESAFEDVTLESERKRIFKDFMHVLEHECQHHHSKTKKHSKKSKKHHRKRSRSRSGSESEEEEYHKKKKRSQSKSPSDRSSSGESERSYKKSKKHKKKGKKRRHKSASPDSDSEKRGRERDGKREKDLEKDKENDKSRGKSRSDSKQKSPKRKAVKEEGGWDTSGSELSEGELEKRRRTLLEQLDAP; this comes from the exons ATG ATGGGACCACCAGGAATACCGCCTCATTTCCCTCCCATTGGAATGCCTCCCATGGGACAGAGACCACCTAGCATGACTCCTATGCCTCCTGGTATAATTCCCCCTGGTATAATGCCGCCAATGGGGGCCCCACCTATGGGACAG ATGCCAGGCATGATGCCTCCTATGATGCCAGGGATGATGATGCCCCCTCGTATGCCAGCTGCGGCTGTACAGCCAACAGGACCG CCTGGTGTGGACTCCACAG CTGCTGCACCTGGAACGGCA gGTACCACGAATGGATCCCCACAGGAAGACCAGCCAAAGAAG AAGTCCCTGTGGACAGAACACAAATCCCTGGACGGGAAGACCTATTATTACAACACAGAGACGAAGCAGTCCACATGGGAGAAGCCAGATGAGCTGAAATCTCCTGCAGAG CAAATGCTGTCTAAATGCCCTTGGAAGGAGTACAAGTCAGACACAGGGAAGCCTTATTATTACAACTCTCAGACGAAGGAGTCCAGATGGACCAAACCCAAGGAGCTGGAGGACCTGGAAG CCATGATCAAAGCTGAGGAGAATGG AACGGTGGAGGCAGCGGCGCCCGGCACCACAGCAGCTCCTGTAGTGCAAGCAGATAACACGGCCTCTATGGCAACAGTATTGGAGGCAGAAACTGCAACAGCCGTCTCAGAGGAGCAACTGTCTCAGGCGACAGCGCATCACGCAGCTGAGGTGAAGACTGCAGACGCACCTGTGGCTTCTTCAGAGAGCCCGGCCCCCACTGAGGTCACCGCCAG TGTTGAAGTTGCAAAAGAAGAACGACCAGAGCTTCAGAAGAAAACGTACAAGTGGAACACTAAAGAGGAGGCCAAGCAAGCCTTTAAAGAGCTGCTGAAAGAAAAG GGTGTGTCCTCAAACTCCTCCTGGGAGCAGGCTATGAAACTGATCATCAACGATCCTCGCTACAG TGCCCTTCCCAAGCTGAGTGAGAAAAAACAGGCGTTCAATGCCTACAAAGTCCAGacagagaaggaggaaaaagaggaggCCAGGATTAAATACAAGGAGTCCAAAGAGACCTTTCAGAGATTCTTGGAGAACCACGATAAAATGACCTCTACCACCAGATACAA GAAAGCAGAGCAGATGTTTAATGAGTTGGAGGTTTGGAGCTGTGTACCAGAGAGAGACCGACTGGAGATCTATGAAGATGTTTTGTTCTACCTCGCTAAGAAAGAGAAG GAACAAGCCAAGCAGCTGAGGAAGAGGAACTGGGAAGCTCTTAAGAACATTTTAGACAACATGGCAAACGTCACGTATCGTACCACCTGGTCTGAAGCCCAGCAGTATCTGCTGGACAACCCTACCTTTGCAGAAGACGAAGAGCTGCAGa ATATGGACAAAGAAGACGCCCTCATTTGTTTTGAGGAGCACATCCGGGCActggagaaggaggaggaggaggagaaacagaaaACTCTTCTAAGGGAGAGGAGGCGACAGCGCAAGAACAGAGAGGCCTTCCAG AAATTCTTGGATGAGCTCCACGACCACGGCCAGCTTCACTCCATGTCTGCCTGGATGGAGATGTACCCAACGCTCAGCTCAGACATCCGCTTCGCCAACATGCTGGGCCAGCCGG GTTCTACTCCTCTTGATCTGTTCAAATTCTATGTCGAGGACCTAAAGGCTCGCTACCATGATGAGAAGAGGATCATCAAAGATATTCTTAAG GACAAAGGCTTTCTAGTGGAGGTCAACACCAGCTTTGATGACTTTGGATCGGTCATCAGCTCGGACAAGAGGGCCACCACGCTGGACGCGGGAAACATAAAGCTTGCCTTCAACAGC CTACTGGAGAAGGCTgaagccagagagagagagcgagagaaagAGGAGGCAAGGAAGATGAAAAGGAAAGAAgcagcctttaaaaacatgctgaAGCAGGCAACGCCACCTCTGGAGCCAGAGGCTACATGGGAAGGG GTCAGAGAGAGATTCCTAAAAGAATCTGCGTTTGAAGACGTCACTCTGGAGTCAGAGAGGAAGCGCATTTTCAAAGACTTCATGCATGTCTTAGAG CACGAGTGTCAGCATCACCACTCCAAGACAAAGAAGCACTCGAAGAAGTCCAAGAAGCACCACAGGAAACGCTCCCGCTCTCGATCG GGCTCAGAGTCTGAGGAAGAGGAGTatcacaagaagaagaagaggtcACAGTCCAAATCTCCCTCTGACCGCTCGTCTAGTGGAGAGTCAG AGAGGAGCTATAAAAAATCTAAGAAGCACAAGAAGAAGGGCAAGAAGAGGCGTCACAAGTCT GCATCACCAGACTCTGACAGTgagaagagaggcagagagcgCGATGGGAAGCGTGAAAAGGACCtagagaaagacaaagagaatGACAAGTCTCGGGGGAAATCTCGCTCTGACTCCAAACAGAAGTCTCCTAAAAGAAAAGCGGTAAAAGAGGAG GGTGGCTGGGACACGTCGGGCAGTGAGCTGAGCGAAGGAGAGTTGGAGAAAAGAAGGAGAACTTTACTGGAACAGCTGGATGCACCCTGA